The Vicia villosa cultivar HV-30 ecotype Madison, WI unplaced genomic scaffold, Vvil1.0 ctg.001551F_1_1_2_unsc, whole genome shotgun sequence sequence TTGCAATCAACAATCTCAAACAAGATTCCAAATCTGTGCTTGATTATTTCACTGAATTACGTGGTTTGTGGGAGGAATTAAACTCTCATAGACCAATTCCCATTTGCACTTATCCTCAGCAATGCAGATGCGAAGCTATGCGTAGTGCTCGTGAATTTCGTCTCGAGGATCAAATCATTCAATTTCTCACAGGTTTGAATGATACTTTTTATGTCATCAAAACTCAAGTTCTATTAATTGATCCTCTCCCTTCTATAAATAGAGTTTACTCTATGGTTATACAAGAAGAGAGTAATAATGTTTCCCTAGTTCCTAAGGTTGATTCTATACATGTTCTTGATGAGGCTAACACCCTCATCAATGCCTATGATTAAAGAAAATTTGTGGATTGTGGTATTTCTTCAAACTACAATAATAATTATTCTAACCCTAGAAAAGATGGTAGAGTTTGCACATTTTTTCACTGGACGGGTCATACCATTGAAGTTTGTTATCGCAAACATGGATTTCAGCCCAATTTTGCTAAAAAGCAAACATCTGCTAACGCCTCTAGTGCAGCTACCGGTGATACTCAGTCTTTGGTTCATGTTGGTGAAGAGGCTTCTACACCTAGCCATGGTGCCAGTATCACTCAGGAGCAATATGCTCAATTGATTGGCTTGCTACAACAAACGAATTTGCTGCCTCCTTCACAAACCACATCCTCTACTACCAATGACATCTCTACTCATTCTGGTCATTCACCAAATGAGACTTCAGGTAACATTTTTGTGTCCACCATTACCTAGGATAGTCATGCTAAGCCTGATTTTTGGATCCTTGACTCAGGAGCCAATGATCATGGGTGTTCTTCCTTACACTGGTTCAGTTCCTATCACAAAATTCCACCCGTCAATGTTTGCTTACCTAATAGTTTTATTGTTGTTGCCAAATATGCAGGAACCATCAACTTTTCCTCTCAATTTTATCTCAATAATATGTTATATACTTCTGATTTCTCATTAAACCTTTTATCGGTTTCTAAACTATGCTAGTTTTTACATTGCATTTGTCAATTTTCTCACACTAATTGTTTTATACAGGATGTGAGAACCAAGAAGATGATTGGTTTGGCAAGGAAGTTTGAAGGATTATACAGACTCATGACTGATGCTGGATGTCTTACTGAACCATTCTCTTCATCACAAATCACCAGTTCTAGTACTTCTTTGTGTAACACACCTCATTCTTCTATTTCCATGAATAATTGTAAAGTAATACCTAAACAAGCCATTTGGCATTTTAGACTTGGCCATTTATCCCATGATAGGTTATCTCAAATGGCTCATATGTACCCAACCATTTTCAATGATAATAAAGAAGTTTGTGATGTTTGCCACTTTGCCAAACACAAGAAAAATCCTTTTAGTCTCAGTCAGTCTCGAGCTACTCAGCCTTATGAGCTTTTGCATTTTGACATATGGGGTCCTGTCTCCATTAGTTCCATAGATAATCATATATACTTCTTaactattgttgatgattatagtAGGTTTGTCTGGCTCGTATTGCTTAAGTCAAAAGCAAAAGTTTCTAACCATGTTAAACAATTTATCACTCTTATAGAAAATCAACACCACACTCGCCCTAAGTTTGTTAGGACAGATAATGGACCTGAACTTCTCATCCCTCAATTTTATACTTCAAAGGGAATAGTCCACCAAAGATATTGGGTAGAATCTCCCCAGCAAAATGCTCGTGTGGAGAGAAAGTATCAACATCTTATTAATGTAGGGAGAGCTCTTATTTTTCAATCTAACCTTCCCAAATCCTTTTGGTCTTATGCTGTCAATTATGGAGCTTATATTATCAATAGAGTCAATACACCTTTACTTAATAATCACTCCCCTTATCATATGCTCCATCAGTCACCACCTGACATTAGCCAAATTAAGGTTTTTGGCTCTAGTTGATATGCATCCACTCTCTCCCACCACAGAACCAAACTTGATACTCGTGCCAGAAAATCCGTATTCCTTGGTTATGCTGGTTGATATAAAGGTTCTATATTACTTGATTTACATACACATACTATCTTTATTTCCATAAATTTCACCCATCATGAGCACATTTTACCTTAAACCTGTCATTCTCAAAATGCCACATAGAATTGGCAATACTTCAGTTCCATAACTAACGAAAATAATTTTGATTCACCAGCATTTGATAATCTTCCCTCTATCATACCTCATAATGATTCTCATGTAGAATCCCCACATCCATCTCATATACATGACCAAACCCTCTCTCCCAATACCTCTAATGTCCCACCTAACCCTACCAATCGTGTTTCTTCAAGAGCAAGACTTCCACCATCTCACCTCAAAGACTATGTCTGTGCAACCTTCAAAGATGCACAAACTGAATCATCTTCAGGTACACCATATTCCATTTCAAATTTCTAGTCATATTCAAATATATCTCCTTCACATTCtcgttttattttttctatttccaCTAACAAAGAACCTAAAACTTATAAAGAGGCATGCAAGTTTGATTGTTGGAATCAAGCTATGAAACTTGAGCTTGAGGCTCTTGAGTAATTTTGGATTTCCATCCAATGTGAAACCAATTGGTTGTCGTTGGGTTTATAAGATCAAGCATAAGTCTGATGGAAGTATTGAACGTTTTAAAGCACGCCTGGTCGCAAAAGGGTATAATCAGATTGAAGGCCTTGACTATTCAGACACGTTTTTACCTGTTGCTAAGCTTACAACTGTCAGACTCGTGCTAGCCCTAGCTTCCATTAACAACTGGAACCTTCATCAGTTGGACGTCAATAATGCATTTCTGCATGGTGATTTGCATGAAGATGTGTATATGGTTATCCCTCCTGGTTTCACAACTTCCAAACCTAATCAAATGTATAAGCTGATCAAATCCCTCTATGATTTAAAATAGGCAAGtcgaaaattgtttgaaaagctgACCTCTCATCTTATTAGCCATGGTTACACGCAAGCCCCATCTGATCACTCATTATTTGTTAAGAAAACATCATCCTCCTCCacaattttatttgtttatgttgatgatgtgaTCTTGGCAAGTGATTCTCTACATGAATTCCAATTTATGTAGAATATTTTACATCAGGCATTCAAGATCAAAGATCTTGGTATTCTCAAATATTTCCTTGGTTTGGAAGTGGCTCATTTGAGCAAAGGTATATCCATTTGTTAGCAAAAATATTGTCTTGATCTCCTTAATGATTCAGGATTTTTAGGTTCTAAACCAGCTACCACACCTTATGATCCTTCCATCAAATTGTGTCATGACAATAACCCACCATATGATGACATTCCTTCCTATAAGAGAATTATTGGAAGATTGATATACCACAATACCAATCGACCAGATATCACATTCATAACTCAGCAACTTAGCTAGTTCCTTTCAAATCCCTCTATCACACATTACCATGCTGCTTGCCGTGTTTTGGGGTATTTGAAGCATTGTCCGGGTCAAGGCTTATTCTTCCCCCACAATTCATCCCTTCATATTTCAGGATTTTCTGATGTCCTGATACTCGTAGATCAGTCTCTGGATCTTGCTTTTATCTTGGACACTCCCTCATTTCATGGCGTACCAAGAAACAAAACACAGTCTCACGTTCTTTATATGAGGCGGAATACCGTGCACTTTTTGCAGCAACTTGCGAACTCCAATGGATCCTTTACCTACTCAGAGATCTTCATGTTGAATTTTTCAAAAACTCCAGCTCTCTTTTGTGATTGCCGGAGTGCTCTTCACATTGCAGCTAATCATGTCTTCCACAAACGGACCAAACACTTAGATATCGACTGCCATGTTGTCCGTGAAAAATTCTTGGCTGGTGTCATGAAGCTTCTGCGTGTTTCTTCTCCAGACCAACTTGCAGATTTTTTTACTAAGTGTTTACTTCCTAAGCCTTTTAGTTCTTTAATGTCCAAGCTGAACTTGTTTAAACCAAGCAAAAACATTGCACAATCCCCACTCCAAAACAGATTCTGGAAAGTTTGTAAAGAAGAAGGATAACCATCCATGTTCCTTAGACTCGTCGATGAGATGAGACATCACTATGAGAGCCAAACAAACTGCAGTAATAACTTAAGTACCAAGAAGAAAGATCAAGGAAGTTCATGAGAGAATGTAGTGCATGTTGAAGATGCGGACTAGAAGAAGTtggaaaaaattgaaaatgaaaaagcaTGAAAAAGTGGTGTTATGTTATGCAAATTTGTGGAAAACATTATCTCTAATGAGATGTATAGAATGAACATCAAACCCCATTTAGAGAGAGGTGGGGTGTATTTTTGGAGGTgaaaaatgatgcatgatgttCCATGCTAATGAATGCATGAGGAACTATAATTTGTTTATGGTCGATGAATGCATGAAGAGCAAGGACCCTACAACTAATTAATACATTAGAGAGAGAGGTCattgttttctttctctttagTGAGAGCTTAGATTAATAGAAATAATGTTCTATTTAGTGATGGCTTAATAGATTTAAAGAAAATGTATGGTGTTCTCAAACATCTATCTTGGGAATGGTGATAGTTAGAAATGAAGGTTTTGATTAAtgtaattttagttttttgagcACTAGTCCCTTGTTTTTCTTTTCAAGGAgacattagttttttttaataagcaatgggaTTAATAAAGGAGTATAAGGGGTACTCCGCCTGAAATACAGCGCGGAAAGCTCCTACTCCTCAAAACAAGTGAGAGGTAGAATATTCCAAACGTGAAAATTACAAGAGTCCtctaatttataaaaaaagattaaCCATCTCCACGAATTAAAAACAATCTCCGACATACATTCGGTGAAGCTAAACGACTCACTCTTGAAAATAATCGCATTGCGCCTATTCCAAATGCACCAAGCCGTTGCTAACCAAATGACCGCATCCATATATCTTTTGGCTAAATTCCTGACCTTCTCAAAAGCAAAAAGAAACCCCTCAAACTCCGCCAAAGATAAATCGTCAATGGAGCCAATCCACTAAAGCACCTTCTTCCAAACATTGGCCACAATCTCACAACCCCCTAAAATGTGATGTAAACATTCTTCCTCCTTCGAAcaaaaaacagaaagaagatcgCTACTATCCATCAAAACACCTCTCTTGTGAAGTTGGTCCTTAGTAGACAATCTATTGTGGATAATCCTCCAACCGAAAAAACATATTTTAGGAGGAGCTTTTACCTTCCAAAGGAGCTTAGTAGCTTTAACTATTGTGGAACTGAAAGGAGGTCCGGATAGCTTGGTCTAAAACATGTCATAACAAGAACTGACAATAAATACACCTTCTGCATTACTGCTCCAAACATATCCATCCATTACGTTATCCCGCGGTATGACATGTTGAATAAAAccaagaaaatcttgccacagaAAGGCTGGAACAGCGCTGCTGTCTTGGAAGATTGCAGCAGCATTCCACTCCCAAAACGGCCCAGAAGCAGCGCCTGCAGCAGCTACAGATAAAGAGTCATAGCGCGCTAAGGCATACAACTCTGGGAAATCCTACATAAGGGTCTGGTTATCGGCCCAGCAGCTGTACCAGAAAGGTACATCAAAACCGTTTCCAACATTGCATAAAATAGCGCCTGCAAAATGTTAATCCTGCAAAAACTCATAATTGTCAGAAATTAATATGTCTCTCTACCATATGGAATCATGTTTCTCAATAATGGAGGAGTCGCCAATGAGGACCTTCCGTTTCAAATCACCATATCTAGAAGAAAGAATATCACGCCAAACTGCATTCAAGGAGACATTAGTGTTTTTGTTGTATTTGATAGGTTGAGTACCCCTTGTATTCTCGATATAGTAATTGTATTTCTTGCTTatccaaaattaaaaaataaagagatTGTTGAGCTGTTAATAGAATTATAGTTTGACATAATTCATTCCTACAAAATTATTAGTTTGTAAGGTGATAAGTGTGAttctataaatatttattaagctcaatatttaattaatatgagacttgaatttttttcaataattatatttaattttatttgtaaaaatGTTATTAAACAATTCATTCATtggtgtagcggtgaaattggtgagactagagtcatggaaagacttagctcattttaaacagagtcgccaccgcgctttattgttttcaaaaaggaatgggtgaaagagcgaataaaatccacagaagtttttaaaatcaaaaataataaacttatcagagatctggCTATGGAGGGTTTGTtgtacaaggggaaggttttaagcacccctcatatccatgatactccatgggaacctctttgttttgtgttattatcttttgtttatacATACCTTTTttgaaaatcctatgtgaaaaacttgtttgaaatagagggtggggatgggaagagaagtttttgaaagtgagctcgataagatatcgcatcttagaaGGGGGGttaagcttttgtagttcctcttaaaaggaaaaaaagggggccaaagtggccaaaatatttttgttatgtgagctttaaaatactcacaagtttttaaaaggggggttaagctttaaaatacttaacaagttaaaaagggattaggctttaaaatacctaataatttcaaaaagtttaagctttaaaatacttaacaattttaaaaaggAATTAggatttaaaatacctaataagttaaaaaggttaagctttaaaatacttaacaaattttaaaataaatcaaaaagaccaagctttaaaatacaaggtcaatgggttaggagaattttcaccgggaataattcttctcttaacaccaaggtttcaaaacaaaagacctagctttaacaatacaaaggtcaatggactaagaatagtttcaccgggaataattctaatCTTAGtgccaaggtttaaaaacaaagggtttggttaagatttaacaatacaaaaccataaacaagtgaaaagctttaaaatacttaacacaaaagtaaaaga is a genomic window containing:
- the LOC131635789 gene encoding uncharacterized protein LOC131635789 translates to MERALGAKNKIVFINGSIHVPRATDLNHLAWERCNCLVQSWIMNFVNPPIAQTIVFLENALDVWNDLKERFAKTDRVRVSNLRVAINNLKQDSKSVLDYFTELRGLWEELNSHRPIPICTYPQQCRCEAMRSAREFRLEDQIIQFLTGLNDTFYVIKTQVLLIDPLPSINRVYSMVIQEESNNVSLVPKPNFAKKQTSANASSAATGDTQSLVHVGEEASTPSHGASITQEQYAQLIGLLQQTNLLPPSQTTSSTTNDISTHSGHSPNETSGANDHGCSSLHWFSSYHKIPPVNDVRTKKMIGLARKFEGLYRLMTDAGCLTEPFSSSQITSSSTSLCNTPHSSISMNNCKVIPKQAIWHFRLGHLSHDRLSQMAHMYPTIFNDNKEVCDVCHFAKHKKNPFSLSQSRATQPYELLHFDIWGPVSISSIDNHIYFLTIVDDYSRFVWLVLLKSKAKVSNHVKQFITLIENQHHTRPKFVRTDNGPELLIPQFYTSKGIVHQRYWVESPQQNARVERKYQHLINVGRALIFQSNLPKSFWSYAVNYGAYIINRVNTPLLNNHSPYHMLHQSPPDISQIKIKHKSDGSIERFKARLVAKGYNQIEGLDYSDTFLPVAKLTTVRLVLALASINNWNLHQLDVNNAFLHGDLHEDVYMAFKIKDLGILKYFLGLEVAHLSKGFLGSKPATTPYDPSIKLCHDNNPPYDDIPSYKRIIGRLIYHNTNRPDITFITQQLS